The Apus apus isolate bApuApu2 chromosome 12, bApuApu2.pri.cur, whole genome shotgun sequence genome includes the window ATGCCTGGTGTCTGGAAAGCAATTCAGCTTCAAGAGCCAACTCCTCTAGGAGGTCAAGTCAGAGAGTAAACTCCTGATGCTTGTATAGCTTTGTGTCTACAGCATGAATAAGCaacatttcttctgttaaaaCTGTTCTAATATTAACACACTGATTGAAAGACAAAACTAGACTTGCAAGTGgtcaaaaaaaaattactccagGTCTTACTTGTTGCCCCAATGCTGCAGGAGGGTGTCAAACCACCTAATGCCAAGCCCTGAACACCTCTGACAAGCTGCCACACAGCCAGCTGGAGAGGAAAACTGCAGGCACAGCAAGTGACTCTCCAAAGTGGAATgccacagcctggggacaggtcTTAGGCTCAGCCTCCCTGGAGATCCTCAAAACTCAACTGAATAACACCATCTCAAAGTCAACTCTGCTGTAAGCAGGAGGTCAGTTGGACCTAGAGACCTCCAAATattccttccaacctcagtCTGGTTCTTCGAATAAACCTTACTacacagggaagaaagagaagacagtaGGACAGAGACAGATATATCTGAGGGCAAAAACAtctatttttcctgaaatgacCCCACAGAATCAAAACACTGGAAGTGCAAGGTGAGCTGTCTCCTTGGCCTCACTGCCAGTCCCAGACCCCTCTGCAAAGCACCTGCTGCCAGGTCCCTGAAAAGGCATCACAGCATCAGGATGCTTCACCTCAGGTGCAGCTGCACAAACTGGCCCCATGTAACGTGTGTTGAACAGACCCACCCCTCACCCAGCCCTGTAACCAGCTCCTTTCTCTTTACTCTGCCATgggctgagccagcagagcaggtgtTCGAGATGGCAGCTGGAAGATGCCACCAGAGCCAATGACCAGCAGGCCTGGTGGAGATGGTCTCAAGCCCTGCTCATTCCCgacctgtgctgccagcagaggaagaagctaacactgaaaacattctaccaagattaaaacaaaattccagTGAAATCCTGCTAGCACAGTCTTTGCTAAGCTAAGAAACTGACTGTCAGAGCTGTAGCCTATTCAGTACTTCCCTTGGATTGCATTCACCACAACTATTCTGGACTAGAGGCTTCTGCTAGTACATCTGCGTCCACCAAGGTCATGACCCAGCATCACTGACCACAAAACATCTGTAAAAGAAATAACACAAGGGGCTTTGCTCCCAAAGGCTTAGTTTCGGCCCCTTGCTTTGGCTGCCAGAGCTGTGGAGCAATCTGGTGTGACTTAGTGTCATCCTCCAAAGCAAGGGCACCTGCAATAAGAGGGATGTAAGCAGGTGCAGACAGAGACTGTGCAAACACGCATGCTGGGCCTGTAAGCTGCAGGTTGGCCATTACAGGTGGCAGCTCTGTAGGCTGGTTATTCCTCTAGTGAAACTGGGCTAGCAATAATGCCAAGAGCTACGCTCTTACCACCAGCTTTGATCTCAGGATGGGCAGGGTTAGGCaagaaaatgcagattaaaagTTTTCTTGGGGAATGCAGCAGCAGCGAGAGGGAAAGAAGTTACAGCCCAGAATGAGAACCAcagctgaagcacagcaggagaagggacaaGCACAAACAAAGCAGCTCTCATCCTCAACAGAAAAAGACTCCAGGAACCATTTCCCCAGAACCTGAACATCCAGACCATGTccagtgctgcctctgcccacAGAAGCACAGCTGAGTGCCAGGGCCTTTCCTTGTGCCAggcacacagcacagccagctcccAGCCTCGCCACTGCACACCCTCCCATCTGGGCCAGGTCTTGCCTCCTCCTCTGCAATCAACACGGGAGGTACTGACGCTCCCCAGAGGATTTTGAGGGGCACCTCACTGGCCATGGCCATGCTGCTCACACACAGCCTGGCCAGGCTTCACCAGATCGGCGCTTTGCCTCCTCCAGCGGCAcaaggcagctccagcaccacgGGACTGCACCTTTTTCTTGCAAGTCCTGATCCTCGAGAGCAGCACATGGTGTCCAGGgatccacacacacactcccgGCCTTGGGGACGGCCCTGCCCCGGCCCAGACCCACCCCACTCATACAGGGGGAAGGTGGACAAAACGGCTGGCCAGCGCACAGCtgtggggtgggtttttttgtgagctCCACTGACTTTGTCACTACATGTGGTGACAGCAGCATAAAGGCTACGTCGCCCAAAGGCTTTGCCCGagatgcagggagaggggagccaaggagggtgctgggacagagcagcaggcaCACCGCAAGCTCCGGGGCAGCTGGGGCCGCCTGCTGCCCTTCTGCAGCACCGCTCCCCACGGCAGGGACAGGCCTGGGGCAGGAGCCACGAAGCCCTGGGCCCAGCCCATGCCCAGCCACCAGCCTAGCCGGGGGGCACTCCTGGCCCCAACAGCCGGGGTGGGCACAACCCCGGGGTCTGCCCACCCCGGTGACAGCCAGCCACGGGGGCAGGGGCTACACGAGGATGGGTGTCAGCCCCGGGGCCTCCCCCACCACACCAAGGGGGACCCCAAGGCCTGCTCCCCCTCAGCAGCCATGgggccagcccagcatccttgggggggggggtcccgggaCCCACCCCTGGCCACAGGGCGCCCCCAAGTGGTGGCCACCGTggggggggggtcggggggCGCCGAgcggctccggccccgccccctcgcGGAGCCAtaggccccgccccctcccgccAGGCTTGTACCCCGCCCCCCATCCTGTTGGGGGGCCCTACCCGACCcgccccccccgggccccgcgccgCACGCGCCTaagcccccacccccccccactCACGGGGGCCAAGCATCAGCGCCCCACGGGTGGGCGCCCCAAaaccccccccccgcacccACCCCacgccgcgccgccgccccaCCTGCGTCTCCCGTGCCGCCGTAGGGAGGCGCCCGCGGCCGGCGCGGCTCGTAACTGGCTCCGCGGCGCTGCGCCGCCCGCTCTGCCCAGAGCCCGGATTGGGGCTGCGGCCCCTTTAAATGGAGGCGCCGCCAGGAGCCCCGAGCGCGCGGCGGCGcagggggcgggcggggccgcgcgcATTGGCCGCGCGGAGCGGGGGACGCGGCCCCATTGGctgcggcggggcccgggctcGCGAGACTCGCCCGCCAACGGCGGCCTCGGAACCGCGGAGCGGAACCCGGAGCCCCGGAGCGGCGCAGCCGCCCGGACGCCTCCGGGCGGCCGGAAAACGCGGAATGGATTCGTCTggcggagcggggccgcgcGGAGAGACTGCGCGGAGCCGGGCGCAGGTAGCGGCCGCACCCCAGCGGGGCACGGCGCGGTGGCGGGGCACGGCCTCGGCGGGAGGCGCGCGCCGGGACGGGGCGCCCCAGTCCCCGCCGGTGCCCTCGAGACCACCCGCAAAGTGCGGAGCGGATCGCGCGGAGCGGGCTTACCACCCCCACTCCGCCCCCCTTCCcccacttcccccccccactCCACACTCTCGCTGCCGCCCCGGGGGGCCCAGTCCGGCCGCGCCGCCACCGCCTCTACCTGCGTGCGGGGGGAGCCGCCCGACCGGGTCCAGGCGCCGCCACCGcctccctggagctggagcGTCTCCCCAGGGCGGTGAGTGACAGCGCGGACGGGCGGGGCTTTCGCGGGGGCCCGGGACACGGCACCGCCCCCAGGAGGGGCTGCCCCGGCCaccgcccgccccccccccgggctcccTTCCCCGCCTCGGGCgccgccctcccccccccgccgctGCACCCCGCACACCCCCAGACCCCCCTCCCCCAACCATGACATCCCCCATTCGGGCTCCCCTCCCCACTCGCGGCACCCTCACTGCACCCCCATCCCTCCACGCGCGGGACCAGCCGTGCCCCCCGCTCAGTTCCCTCCAGCCGCGTTTCCCCTCCCCGGGGGCTCGGCTCCCGGCGGGACCCTCAGTCCCAAAGGCACCATGCTCCTCTTTGCCCATCCTGTCCCCAGGGGGAACTCCCCCATCCCACTCCCCGCCCAGCAACCAGCCCCCGCCCGGGCTGCTTTTCGGTCTCCCTGCGGGTGCAAGGGCCGAGCCCGGGGCGCACGGAGCTGGGACCGCCGGGAGACGCCGTGGCGACCTCCCGTGCTCCGAGCGGCAGCGAGGGAAAAGTAGGTTTAGGGCCGTCAGGAGAGGACGGCGGAGATGCGGGAAGCGGCCACACCGCCCGGTGCTTCCCGCTCCGGGAGGGCTGCTCCCGCTCCCGGGGAGCGGGCTGGCTAGGGGCGCACGGCACCGGTGACGTGCGACGGGACACGGAAGGAAACAAGAGGTTTTACTGACAGGCGGCGAAATCGAGCCCGCCGGAGGCAGTTCAGAAGCAGGCTCCCACGGGGCCCGAGGCGGGGAGCCCGGACGGGCCGTTCCCAGCGGGCAGgacaggacagggcagggcacCCACCGAGCCGGCTGCCCTCCCGCACCGGGGCAGCGCCGCCCGGAGGGGAAGGCTGGCGGGAACGGGACCTGGAGGACAAGGGGGAGGTAAGGGGGACCCCGCGGCTGGTTTGGGAGCGGCCACAGGGCTGGTGCTCGCCCCGCGGCGCCTGGAGGAGCCCCCAAGCGACGCGCCGGCTGTGCCGGGGGGGGGCTGTGCCGGGGGGGGCTGTGCCGGGGCTCCGGTACTTACGGGCCGTACCGGACgggcagggaaggggtggggAGGCCGCTCCTCCCGCCACTAGCCCGGCCGTGCGGGATGGGGGGGGCAGCCCGGGAGGCGCGCGCCCCCCGCCGCTGTCTCTTTAAAGCGCGCGCCCGCGCCGCCCCTGCTCTCCCCCCTGACTGCGCCTGCGCGGCGCGGCGGCCGGGTCCTTTGTCCCTCGCCTGCCGCTCACCCAAGCCTCTCGCCCGCGCCCGTGACTGGCAGCGCGCGCGGCGGGGCCCTCGGCCCCTCGCAGCCAATCGGCTTCGTGCGATGGGCTCTCCGGGGCGGCCGGTCCCGCCCCCTCCGCGGCTGGGCCCTGAGTGGCGGCGCGGGCGGCCAATGGCGGCGCGGCGCTGGCAGGCGGGCGGCCAATGGGCGCGGGGCTGAGGGCCGGCAGGTTCGGCTGCGCCAGTTCCGGCCGCGCGCGCGCTCCTCTCCGGTGCGCTGCGAGGCGAGGGCCCCGCCGTCCGTTCCGACGCCGCTGTCCCCTGCCAGGTGAGGCCTCCGCGGCGGCCGGGGGGCGGCTCAGCCCCGCTccgctgcggggcgggcgctCCCGGGTGGCTGGCGCGGCTCCAGGGCCCTGCTGAGGCCTgcgcggcccgccccgccgctgcaCGCGGCCGCTCGGGCGGGCGGGCCCCGGTGAGGCGGGGCCGGGAGTGGCGGGAGCCACCCGAGCGCTGGGAGCGGCGGGCTGGAGCCGCGGGCGAGCTCCGCACCGCGGCTTACCCGGCGCGTCTG containing:
- the LOC127389760 gene encoding translation initiation factor IF-2-like, translated to MGVSPGASPTTPRGTPRPAPPQQPWGQPSILGGGGPGTHPWPQGAPKWWPPWGGGRGAPSGSGPAPSRSHRPRPLPPGLYPAPHPVGGPYPTRPPRAPRRTRLSPHPPPLTGAKHQRPTGGRPKTPPPHPPHAAPPPHLRLPCRRREAPAAGAARNWLRGAAPPALPRARIGAAAPLNGGAARSPERAAAQGAGGAARIGRAERGTRPHWLRRGPGSRDSPANGGLGTAERNPEPRSGAAARTPPGGRKTRNGFVWRSGAARRDCAEPGAGSGRTPAGHGAVAGHGLGGRRAPGRGAPVPAGALETTRKVRSGSRGAGLPPPLRPPSPTSPPHSTLSLPPRGAQSGRAATASTCVRGEPPDRVQAPPPPPWSWSVSPGRLSPAPVTGSARGGALGPSQPIGFVRWALRGGRSRPLRGWALSGGAGGQWRRGAGRRAANGRGAEGRQVRLRQFRPRARSSPVRCEARAPPSVPTPLSPAR